CCTGTTTTTTCAAGCAAAACTCCTTGCGGGTAAAAATCAGACAATAACATCATCATTTGATTTAAGTCTTCATGGCAGGCCACACCGAGAACAGCTTTAAACTTATTTTCCATGACTATCTTCTTAACAAAACTTGAACCTGGCACAATATACAATTTATATCCTAATGGCTCTGCTTTTTTCTTGATGACTCCTATGGAGCATAATCCGCATTCCGTACAGTTGAGTCCCTCTTTTTGAAGTGTTGCTGGACAGTCCCTATGCCTTAAGCAATGAGGCAGGAATATTAAAGTTTTTTCAGCGGGAATTTCTCTAAATTTTTCTTTGTTGACATCATCCCTGACCTTTATTGCCATATCATCAATAAAATGTTCATTTAGTTTCAAAACACTCGCAATGGTTTTAAACGGTGAATACAGCAGATCAACAACGAAGAGTATGAACCTTGGAAATTTTATTTTGTTTTTTCGTGCAAGCAATCCCAGAATTAAAACTGCAATGAACAGTATTGC
This genomic interval from Methanobrevibacter sp. contains the following:
- a CDS encoding DUF116 domain-containing protein, producing MIFIDSFYTFLGKLVVLLIIVIAILFIAVLILGLLARKNKIKFPRFILFVVDLLYSPFKTIASVLKLNEHFIDDMAIKVRDDVNKEKFREIPAEKTLIFLPHCLRHRDCPATLQKEGLNCTECGLCSIGVIKKKAEPLGYKLYIVPGSSFVKKIVMENKFKAVLGVACHEDLNQMMMLLSDFYPQGVLLEKTGCFETRVNVKKVFEKIDSKY